The DNA window TTAGCTAGACAATGGAGAAAGCAGAAGCATTCATGAAAGAAAGGGTACTTCAAGGAcatgttataaatttatttaatgatattgacCGAGAAGCATTTTCAaagtctaataaaaaaatatgaattaacctGCAACTATATATTTGCGAGAAGAAAAGGAGACAGAACTCGAAGACCTTAGAATGATCTTTAGAAATtcctgatatgtttttttttaataataatcgtgtgtattaataaaaaagaaatcatttaaaaGATAACCCTTGAAgagttaaaagattttttacatgaaaaaaaatgaatgcagtacaaaaagataaaagaaaacaaagaaaaacttaagAAGAAAGAACAATGAAATTAATGATTTGTATATTACAATGCAAATTACAATGCATTAACTTTACAGTAAAGCTAATTAGCTATTGTGGCTTTAAATTCATTGACCGTTATAGCATTTTGGTGTTtgagtgtattttaaaaatatattttcttgaaaaaatattaaattaattttttagtgttttctatgattttaatatgtttatgttaaaaataaataaataaatcttaaaaaaattattttaatatattttctagctataaaacttttaaaaaatattatgcatcaCATTACTAAACACACGCAAGCAATTACATGTGATAAGAAAATATGAGGTGCAAATTATAATGGTTGCACATGCACACacaaatttcatttcattagtaattaaaaaaaaaacatgttttcctaATGCCAAATTAAGGTTGTTGCacaaattatatcttttatccAACGAAGGTTTTTATGGGTTGGCGTCTCCGATGcaagaaaaattcataaagtatcTTGGAAAGTGGTTGTGAGAGAAAAGGCAAGAAGAGGTCTAGGTGTGGGCTCTTTACAAGGGAAAAATAAGGCTATGTTATTTAAATGGCTATGGAGTCTAGGAGACTCCAATTCTGGAGGGTGGCAGGACATCATCAAACACAAGTATAAGCCTTCTGATGTCAATGGTCTTCCAATTTTCAGTGTTATACTATCACAGCCATGGAAAGGCATATACTCCATTATTAACTCTGGTTTGGCAACTTCAACTATCTTGAAGAATGAGTGTAATTGTTTCAAGGTGGTTAATGGGGaaaccattaaattttaaacagaTAAATGGCTGCAAATTAGAACTTTGCAAGCTTGTTTCCCACGGCTTTGTGATATATCAACATCGATCCAAAACAATGACACTGGTGGAAATAGCCAAATAGGGGACTTTATGGGAGATTCTTGGCACTGGAAGTTTAGTGGAATCGGAGATTAAGGTCTTCAGATCAGACACAACTTCAGCAATTTGCTTTCCTAATAGATAAGGTCAAATTGAGTACACACAAAGAGGATTTGAAGCAATTGACAGCAGAAAGCAATGAACAATATCTTGTCAAGTCTTGCATTAAACTTATTGATAAAGCAGAGTATTCAGGTACATAATTCACTTTCACTACACTATTATGGAAAGGATTTTCTCCTCTTATGATTGAAATGTCCCGTGGCTTTTGCTCCAAGATACAATCTGTACAAGGGATTTTCTAGTACGTAGTTGATTGCTTAATCTAAGTCAAGCAGCTTGTCCTCTTTATGATAATGGCATAAAAAATGTGAatcatctttttcttcattgcTATGAACCTTGGTATCTTCGGCAACGATTCATGAATTGGTTGGGCATTAGTTGGTGCATGCTGAAATCTTTTGCAATGAAGTATTCTAGTTAAAGGTCGATTCAAGTGAAGAGCATTTACAATGTACGTTATCCTATGGTATTTTATGGAATATTTGGAGTGCAAGAAACAAACTGATTTTTTAGGATATCATGTCGATTTGGACTATAATGTTTGAGCTTATTCTTCATCGTTTGTCTCTTCGCTTGAAAGTTATGGATGCAAATTTATCTGGGAATGATCTATTTAGCAGTTTAGAAGGTATTTTAAAGTGGATAAATAAGTGATGATACAGAATCTTTCAACTTCaattcttttctatatatatttatatatatatatatatatatatataaacagttcCTTTAGCGAGTGTGGTTTGGTCTAATAGACAAAgttcatgaaataattttttccattgcGTAAGGAATTATGGTTTGTAGCTTGATCTATATATccatttaactaattaatttctttgattaATTAAGCAAGTGATTAAACTGAATTTGATGTATTAGTAAATAAGATCGTCAATGTTAACGTTCAAGTCTTTTTCAACATAGTATTATCTTTTTGCTAACCACtagttttttgaagaaaaaaattagatgaaacTCGAATTTAATTAgtatataacaattttttttagaagttttctTTAGTCTCTGAATTACcctaatatatatttgaattaatgcatgggtgaagttgtaaattaaccaattacctaaaagagagagagagagattttaaTTACCCCTTCCAAATAGACTTTCAAGCTAAAATCCTCACATCGAGAAAACAGATTGTCCCTTAATTTGTAGGTGCACAAAACCTTTGATCGCTAAGGCATGTTGGGTGCTTGCTTAATGAAATGTATATATAAGGACACCCTTGGACATGTGGCTctgtgtgtatgtgtgttttTGTGTGTGCGTGTGAAAGAGAGGGGCATGGTTGTTATCATTTCTCTCCTCGGCCCTTTGTTGAAAGCCTTGGGATCGAAGGCAGGATCTTTAATCATAACGTAGGGGAAGTGTAATCATCTCCCTGTAATTTCAGAGTGcacaaagagagagaagaagggagggagggagggagggaagaAGGGAGAATATTGAGAAGCTGCgggaaaagaattttttttttattaaagtcgGAGAGAGGTATGGATCGAGATGGGTTATCCAAGCTCtcccaccttttttttaaggctACTTTAGATGGAAACTTGAAAGAGTAAAGACCAAACTGAGAAAAGTGGCTCtccaaaagaaagaagatgtgTGGGTGTCACCTGAACTGTTTCTTTGAATAGAGTGAGAGATTCCTAGAGCAAGCAAGCCATAGATAGTTAAATCTTAATTACTCATCTTGGGATTCTCAAgccttttaaataataaactcTCATTATTATGGAGTCTGCAAATCTCCATCACCAACATGATCAGCTCCAAGACCAGTTTGTTGGGTCTTCTTCTTTAACTACTACTACCCCATCTAGCTGTGCAGAAGCTGGAAGCACCCATGCTTGGACCCAAACCATCACTTTGTGAGTTCTTTCCAgctctctccctcttttctctccctAAACTATAAGCAGCTTTCCACAACGAAATGTTTTAGTGTATTTCACAGCGCCAGCGTATATAAATTAACTTTAGATTTGGaatctcctttttttatttcacctttctttcttttctttactgaTGATTTGATGTACATCAATCAAAATGCCTAGGAATTCAAACCTGTAACATGTTAGGTCTTTGTTAACcatcaaatgatttttatttggagTTCAAGACCAAATACCCCAGATAGCTAgctatataataaaaactagATAGTTTGTgttctctttttcatttttagagaGTATTATTATAGTTTCATGTGCTTctaattttcttgtttgaattGGTGATTTTTAgggcttttatatatatatttattttcttttaactgaTCTTTATGCAGGAATTCAGGCAACTTAAGTCCAAACTACAATGGAGTTATCTTCAACCCAAGACAGAAATACGAGAGTCCAGTCACTTCTGTCAACAGCACCATGATTCAGGACCTAGGCTTTCAGCACTGGAATAACAATGCTGGCAACTTCAACAGCCTTTCAGCTTATCATGAACTGCAActttcaaaaatcaaagaagagctCTCATCGGATTCTTTTCCCAAATTTACTGAGATGTTATATAGCCCTTCAAGTACTATTGAAGATCCACATCCATCTTCCTCAAGTTACTTCAAAGATGAACAAGAGGGTCTCAGTCTTGGTGAAAAGCTCCTTCTCAAGACTATTTCACCCGGCTTTCCAAGAAATGGCCATGATCAGTTTTCACCCCGAGAGATTTCCTCTTGTCATCACAACGGTTCCAGCTTTGGAAGTGCTATACCCAGCAGAGAGAGCTTTAGTCAGATATATCCtagtataaatatttcaaaCTTGAATCAGCCATCTTCGCCGTTGATATCAGGCTCCTTTGACATGAACTTGCAGGGCTTGGATCTCTTAACGTCTACTAGATTTAGTGGAAGTTTTGCCCAACCTTCTGATGATCCTCTTGCTATGTTTAATAAAGACAGTCTTTCTTTTGGTCTCGATCGTATGCAGCAAGCCAGTCAGAGGCCATCATGTAGCCCTAATAAGGTTAGGTTTAATTCTTCTTCCCTcttctttatccttttcttcatttttggaGCAGCAGCGAGCTGTTGCTTAATTTTACCATGGCATGACAGATAGTTGTTGTTTTTGcaattatttagtattatatgGGCATTATGTATATCTGCAGATATACATGTCCTTAATTCAGATATACATGTCCTTAATTTGGCATTATGTATATCTGCAGATATACATGTCCTTAATTTGGCATTAAATGGATCAGCAAATTCAAATTTATCATACAAAATAACCACGTAGTGATTAATTGAGCTTGTACAAGTGCAGCAactctagctagctagctagtgtaTTATGCTGAAGAAACCCTGACTGTGTATCATCT is part of the Populus trichocarpa isolate Nisqually-1 chromosome 2, P.trichocarpa_v4.1, whole genome shotgun sequence genome and encodes:
- the LOC7479726 gene encoding transcription factor bHLH110 isoform X1 encodes the protein MESANLHHQHDQLQDQFVGSSSLTTTTPSSCAEAGSTHAWTQTITLNSGNLSPNYNGVIFNPRQKYESPVTSVNSTMIQDLGFQHWNNNAGNFNSLSAYHELQLSKIKEELSSDSFPKFTEMLYSPSSTIEDPHPSSSSYFKDEQEGLSLGEKLLLKTISPGFPRNGHDQFSPREISSCHHNGSSFGSAIPSRESFSQIYPSINISNLNQPSSPLISGSFDMNLQGLDLLTSTRFSGSFAQPSDDPLAMFNKDSLSFGLDRMQQASQRPSCSPNKYSTLCISKISSNNEMTEAKRPNRSLMEPKATQAAAPKKSRLESRVSCPPLKARKEKLGDRIAALQQLVAPFGKTDTASVLMEAIGYIKFLQNQVETLSIPYMKSSGNKTSRSIQAAASNLGDEEPKRDLRSRGLCLVPLSCMSYVTSDGGGGGSIWPPPNFGGGT
- the LOC7479726 gene encoding transcription factor bHLH110 isoform X2; protein product: MESANLHHQHDQLQDQFVGSSSLTTTTPSSCAEAGSTHAWTQTITLNSGNLSPNYNGVIFNPRQKYESPVTSVNSTMIQDLGFQHWNNNAGNFNSLSAYHELQLSKIKEELSSDSFPKFTEMLYSPSSTIEDPHPSSSSYFKDEQEGLSLGEKLLLKTISPGFPRNGHDQFSPREISSCHHNGSSFGSAIPSRESFSQIYPSINISNLNQPSSPLISGSFDMNLQGLDLLTSTRFSGSFAQPSDDPLAMFNKDSLSFGLDRMQQASQRPSCSPNKISSNNEMTEAKRPNRSLMEPKATQAAAPKKSRLESRVSCPPLKARKEKLGDRIAALQQLVAPFGKTDTASVLMEAIGYIKFLQNQVETLSIPYMKSSGNKTSRSIQAAASNLGDEEPKRDLRSRGLCLVPLSCMSYVTSDGGGGGSIWPPPNFGGGT